One window of the Phycodurus eques isolate BA_2022a chromosome 7, UOR_Pequ_1.1, whole genome shotgun sequence genome contains the following:
- the dmac2 gene encoding distal membrane-arm assembly complex protein 2, giving the protein MSAPLVSLLGCCQRSSRLLVARRPWSSSPVSSPPMHTRLLLFLTQRFYDVEMLLRWKSRMKRRGLQKKNAYYSYTQGLYGADIAAAYYVLCLRGGFRFVGQSEWFRVDRKGKFKWDFLSYKDTPLEEVDMSYTIINYIGLSNLEGQKSLRTLSLRGCSEVDDWFLARLHVFQDSLKELDISHCPRITTGGLAALRNLKGLRRLDVSALPGISTPGLVIILLEEMLPHCEVIASGYDHSLEPEGVDGERSQG; this is encoded by the exons ATGTCTGCCCCCTTGGTG TCTCTACTCGGGTGCTGTCAGCGGTCATCTCGGCTCCTTGTTGCTAGGCGACCATGGAGCTCCAGCCCTGTGAGTTCGCCTCCCATGCACACCAGgttgctcctcttcctcacccAGCGTTTCTATGACGTCGAGATGCTCCTCAGATGGAAGTCTCGGATGAAAAGGAGAGGGCTGCAAAAGAAGAACGC TTACTATAGCTACACTCAGGGCCTTTATGGGGCGGACATTGCAGCCGCCTACTACGTCTTGTGTTTAAGGGGAGGATTTCG ATTTGTTGGCCAGTCAGAATGGTTCCGTGTGGACCGGAAGGGCAAGTTCAAATGGGACTTCTTGAGTTACAAAGACACACCTCTTGAGGAAGTAGACATGAGCTATACAATCATCAACTACATTGGACTGTCCAACTTGG AGGGACAGAAATCTTTGCGGACTCTGTCCTTACGAGGATGCTCTGAGGTGGATGACTGGTTCTTGGCCAGGCTGCATGTGTTCCAGGACTCTCTGAAGGAGCTGGACATCTCTCATTGCCCACGCATCACCACAGGCGGGCTGGCTGCCCTGAGGAATCTCAA GGGACTACGCCGTCTGGACGTGTCAGCCCTCCCAGGGATTTCGACTCCTGGCTTGGTGATTATCCTGCTAGAGGAGATGTTACCACATTGTGAGGTCATTGCTTCTGGTTATGATCACAGCTTAGAGCCAGAAGGAGTTGACGGAGAGCGAAGCCAAGGGTAG